One Capra hircus breed San Clemente chromosome 29, ASM170441v1, whole genome shotgun sequence genomic region harbors:
- the LOC102177870 gene encoding olfactory receptor 8B3-like, translating into MAPRNDSFTTQFILAGLTDQSILQLPLFFLFLVMYMVTVMGNLSLIILIGLSSHLHTPMYFFLFNLSFIDLCYSSVFTPKMLINIISEKKTISYMGCITQLYFLCFFGISESYVLTSMAYDRYVAICNPLLYNIAMSPKVCFSLMFGSYLMAFFEATTLIGCMLRLTFCDANTINHYLCDIYPLLQLSCTNTYIIELEVIIVSGINITVPSLTIFVSYGLILSNILHIKSTEGRSKAFSTCSSHIIAVSLFFGSSAFVYLKPSSVSADDGKISSVFYTNVIPMMNPLIYSLRNKDVKLALGKTLCVAEF; encoded by the coding sequence ATGGCTCCACGGAATGACTCTTTCACCACTCAGTTCATTTTAGCGGGATTAACAGACCAATCAATTCTTCAACTCCCCCTGTTTTTCCTGTTTCTAGTAATGTATATGGTCACTGTGATGGGAAATTTGAGCTTGATCATCCTAATTGGGTTGAGTTCACACCTGCACACAcctatgtattttttcctctttaatttgtCCTTCATAGATCTCTGTTATTCTTCTGTTTTTACACCTAAAATGCTGATCAACATCATATCAGAGAAGAAGACTATCTCCTACATGGGGTGCATAACCCAGCtttactttttgtgtttttttggtaTTTCTGAAAGTTATGTGCTGACATCAATGGCCTATgatcgctatgtggccatctgtaacCCACTGTTGTATAACATTGCCATGTCCCCTAAAGTGTGTTTCAGCCTTATGTTTGGTTCCTACCTGATGGCATTTTTTGAGGCAACAACCCTCATTGGATGCATGCTGAGACTGACCTTCTGTGATGCAAACACCATCAACCATTATTTGTGTGACATCTACCCTCTCCTCCAGCTCTCCTGCACAAATACCTACATCATTGAGCTGGAAGTTATCATTGTGTCAGGCATCAATATCACTGTGCCCAGTCTCACCATCTTTGTCTCTTATGGTCTCATCCTCTCCAACATCCTCCACATCAAGTCCACAGAGGGCAGGTCCAAAGCCTTCAGCACCTGCAGTTCCCACATCATTGCTGTTTCTCTGTTCTTTGGATCAAGTGCATTTGTGTATCTCAAACCATCTTCTGTGTCTGCGGATGATGGGAAAATATCCTCTGTCTTTTACACGAATGTGATTCCCATGATGAATCCCTTAATTTACAGCTTGAGGAACAAAGATGTTAAACTTGCTTTGGGAAAAACCCTATGTGTGGCAGAGTTTTGA